In the genome of Arthrobacter alpinus, the window ATGCCCGCCGGGGGAGCATGGGTGCGTATCTCATATCTCGGCGAAATCACCATTGATACACGAGATGGGCCCCAGCCTTCCGGCCACTAAAAATGCTGCCTCAATACCCAGTGCACGCCATGAAATGGCGAGTATCTTGGTGGTAGGGCGCTGCTGAACAGCTGTCCCATAACTGCATATACAGGCCGTTGAGATCGTCCCGGATGGGGCAGGGTGCACCGCTGCGACCATTGTTCCGTTGAAAGGATCTGGTCATGGAATTCCTCACCCCGTTCATTCCCTTGCTGGTTGTGATTGTTGCCGTGGTTCTTGCCGCCCTGCTGGTCAGGGCAGGGGTGAAGATGATGTGGCAGGTGGCCGAGCCGAATGAGGCCCTGATCATTTCCGGGTTCACGCGGGGCAACGTCGGCACCAGCGACGGCATGGATTTCAAAATCGTCACAGGCAAGGGCGCCTTTGTCATCCCTGGGCTGCAGACGGTCCGCGCACTGTCCTTGACGCTGAATGAGACGGAATTGCAGGTCAACTGCGTGACTTCCCAAGGCATCCAGGTGGTGGTTCAGGGTGTGGTGATCTTTAAGATTGGCGATTCCACACCGTTCATCGCCAACGCGGCACGGCGCTTTCTGGGGCAGCAACCCAAAATGGAAAGCCAGGTGTACAACGTCTTTGAGGGCCACCTGCGCTCCATCATTGGCAGCATGACGGTGGAGGAGATCATTCGTGAACGCGACAAGCTCGCCTCTCAGGTCCGCAGTGCCAGCGGAACGGAAATGGAAAAGTTGGGTCTGGTGGTTGATTCCCTGCAGATCAAGGATCTTGAAGACCCCACCGGATACATCCAGAATCTGGCAAAACCGCATATTGCCCAGGTCATGATGGAGGCCAGAATCGCCGAAGCAACCCGTAACCGGGAGGCGGCTGAAAAGGAGGCGGAGGCGGCCTCGCTAATTGCAGATGCCCAAAGCGTCTCAGCCATCAAGCAGTCGGCGGCCCAGGCCAACGCCGAAACGGCCAAGGCCAATGCTGCGCAGGCTGGTCCGCTGGCTGATGCCACTGCCCGGCAGCAGGTGGTGGTGCAGGAAACGCAGGTGGCCAAACTGGAGGCGGACAGGGAGGAGCAAAAGCTGCAAACATCAGTCCGCAAGCCGGCGGATGCCAAGGCCTATGCCCAGCGAACCGAGGCCGAGGCGCAAAAGGCCGCAGACATTAGTGCCGCAGAGGCCCGGGCCAGGAAGACTGAGCTGGAGGCGCAGGCAAATGCGACGGCGGCCGCTGCCACAGCGGGGGCCACCAGGGTCACGGGTGAGGCGGAGGCTGCGGCGACGAAGGCTCGCGGGGAGGCTGCGGCGTCGGCCATCAAGGCCAAGGCGCTGGCCGAAGCCGACGGCATCAAGGCCCGTGCCGAAGCACTCGGTACCAACCAGGAGGCCGTCATCTCCCAGCAACTGGCCGAAAACATGCCGGCCATCGTGGCGGCAGCCGCGGAACCATTCGCCCACGTAGGCCAGCTGACAGTGCTCAACGGCGGAGAAGGCATCAACAACATGGTGGGCGGGATCCTGTCCCAGGTGGGCAGCTACTTGCCAGCCATACAGGCATCCCTGAAGAACGGCCGCGGGCCCAGGCCACAGGAGCCGCCGCGTGCACAGGGATCTTGACAGGAGCCTGACAGGGAAGATTGGCCGCGTCACAGGTGCCGTTGGGCCGGATACTTTGGGTGAGGTCATGCTGGAAATCAGGGGTGGCACTACGGCGTATCCGGCCCGGCCCTACGACGGCAGCAGTGTTTACCCCATGGGCGAGAGGGTGCTCGTCATGTACCTGGAACCGCCACAAACCGTGTATGTGGCGTCACTGCCGGAGTTCCTCCAAC includes:
- a CDS encoding SPFH domain-containing protein: MEFLTPFIPLLVVIVAVVLAALLVRAGVKMMWQVAEPNEALIISGFTRGNVGTSDGMDFKIVTGKGAFVIPGLQTVRALSLTLNETELQVNCVTSQGIQVVVQGVVIFKIGDSTPFIANAARRFLGQQPKMESQVYNVFEGHLRSIIGSMTVEEIIRERDKLASQVRSASGTEMEKLGLVVDSLQIKDLEDPTGYIQNLAKPHIAQVMMEARIAEATRNREAAEKEAEAASLIADAQSVSAIKQSAAQANAETAKANAAQAGPLADATARQQVVVQETQVAKLEADREEQKLQTSVRKPADAKAYAQRTEAEAQKAADISAAEARARKTELEAQANATAAAATAGATRVTGEAEAAATKARGEAAASAIKAKALAEADGIKARAEALGTNQEAVISQQLAENMPAIVAAAAEPFAHVGQLTVLNGGEGINNMVGGILSQVGSYLPAIQASLKNGRGPRPQEPPRAQGS